From the genome of Lotus japonicus ecotype B-129 chromosome 6, LjGifu_v1.2, one region includes:
- the LOC130726433 gene encoding WAT1-related protein At1g68170-like produces the protein MKKIGNVVQGLKPMMLMVAVQVSYVGANVLYKLAINDGMSLRVVIAYRYVFATASIAPLALILERKKRSKMTWNVLFQLFLCALFGGVLTQNFYLESLVLTSVTFASAMSNLGSAITFIMAASFGLEKVNLKTAAGKAKIVGTVTGITGAMVLTLVKGMEIKMGSSHVHLLHHQNGAHPHANTGGTGKNLLGALFNLASNIAFSLWLIIQKKITDKYQSHYTTTTLISFWASVISIVFALCTERDWSQWRLGWNVRLLTVAYAGIVVSGLVVVVLSWCIQMRGPLYVSVFNPLGLVILAFACSPLLNENIYLGSIIGAVLIVCGLYAVIWGKSKEMKISPLVSSNESDTVEIVLRSTGPEEKSNKNIGIQVIRDDEDLPADGHEELSTAHVHNQEKE, from the exons ATGAAGAAGATTGGCAATGTGGTGCAGGGTTTGAAGCCAATGATGCTAATGGTAGCAGTGCAGGTATCATATGTTGGGGCAAATGTACTGTACAAGCTGGCCATAAACGATGGCATGAGCTTGAGGGTGGTTATTGCCTACCGCTATGTATTCGCTACAGCTTCTATAGCTCCACTTGCGCTCATTCTTGAAAG GAAGAAGAGGTCAAAGATGACTTGGAATGTGCTGTTTCAGTTATTTCTGTGCGCTTTATTTGG AGGAGTATTAACTCAAAATTTCTACTTAGAGTCCCTGGTTTTAACTTCGGTAACGTTTGCATCCGCCATGTCCAACCTTGGATCCGCTATAACCTTTATCATGGCCGCTTCCTTCGG ATTGGAAAAAGTCAATTTGAAAACGGCAGCAGGTAAAGCTAAGATAGTGGGTACAGTAACTGGAATTACTGGGGCAATGGTACTGACTTTGGTTAAAGGCATGGAAATCAAAATGGGGTCCTCCCACGTACATCTTTTGCATCACCAAAACGGTGCGCACCCTCACGCTAATACCGGTGGTACCGGTAAGAACCTCTTGGGTGCTCTTTTCAACCTAGCCAGTAACATCGCTTTCTCATTGTGGCTCATAATTCAG AAAAAGATAACTGACAAGTACCAGAGTCATTACACAACCACCACGTTGATATCGTTTTGGGCATCAGTGATATCCATTGTGTTTGCTCTTTGCACTGAGAGGGATTGGAGTCAGTGGAGGCTGGGTTGGAATGTTAGATTATTAACTGTTGCTTATGCG GGTATAGTGGTTTCTGGACTGGTGGTGGTTGTACTTTCATGGTGTATCCAAATGAGAGGCCCGTTGTATGTATCTGTTTTCAATCCCCTGGGGCTTGTGATTTTGGCCTTCGCTTGTTCTCCGCTATTGAACGAGAACATATACCTTGGAAG CATCATTGGAGCAGTGTTGATTGTCTGTGGCTTATATGCGGTTATATGGGGTAAAAGCAAAGAGATGAAGATAAGTCCATTGGTGTCTTCTAATGAATCGGATACGGTTGAAATAGTCTTGAGATCTACAGGACCAGAAGAGAAAAGCAACAAGAATATTGGTATACAAGTGATTAGGGATGATGAAGATTTACCAGCAGATGGACATGAAGAGCTAAGTACTGCACATGTCCACAATCAAGAAAAAGAATAA